The following are encoded together in the Adhaeribacter arboris genome:
- a CDS encoding SusC/RagA family TonB-linked outer membrane protein — MKKLLSRSSKVFLLLTLYGTPLLANSFYALPAGFTIRKLNLPDVSVTGKVTGPGGEPLPGVTIVLKNTTIGTTTGNDGSFQLTVPNGSGTLVASFIGYATKEIPVNGQGSVQVTLTEDTKALNEVVVVGYGSQERKNLVGSVSKVNPSETKDIPGGNFAAQLQGKASGVQITSSTGVPGEGIFIRVRGATSINASNDPLYVVDGVFVNNTSLQTVNTGGKATSPIADINPADIESIEVLKDANATAIYGSRGANGVVIVTTKRGSYNTKPKVTFNTSQGWAKAAKLWDLTTGPEHAALINEYWINTGLDNPALKQTFENRPFRPVAEGGRGLPEEQKTYDRLGDVFRTATLSNYDLSLQGGNANTKYYIGGGYTKQEAIIKPVYLQRASFKVNIDQQVNDKVQVGVSNTVSRTYRNQARAGDGPQGGLLQSALHTPTYLPKNNPDGSPARYAGFDNLDVLLNNYDVNSTSLRYIGNLFVDAEIIPGLKFRSSWGADYNNYDESEYWNDKTQLGAAPTNGLATSGLTQKTSWLNEQTLTYRKNFGGKHTIGALVGNTLQSDVLNNTSAQGSNFASNSFTLISDAATRTSTQTWTKNSLASFFSRLDYNFDEKYLLEFTIRADGSSRFGGNNKWGYFPSIGGAWRLKEENFLKNVRALSDLKMRGSFGVTGNQNGINDFAPLGLWAGGVSYVDNATSGDKPGIAPQQVANPNLKWERTRQVNAGVDVGLFEGRIGLEFNYYSKYTTDALLQLPVPARTGFSTYITNAGEISNKGFELGLNTVNIQAGDFTWNTNFNLARNSNKIEKLPIPTVYGSRDLLRAQQGYPMYSFWAYKQLYVDPQTGNAVFEDVNKDGQITVADRQILGTASPKFFGGLTNNFTYKGFDAGVLISFQYGNKVWNHNRFFGEGGGTRDANRVIFASQLDRWQKPGDETDVPRLTGIGNNYRLEQNSRFLEDGSFLRLRSLTLGYSLPKNLLSRVKVDNLRLYVVGSNLFLLTKYTGPDPESNVTNTDQNTQGLDLGTPPQPRTIQFGINITI, encoded by the coding sequence ATGAAAAAGCTGCTCTCCCGTAGCAGTAAAGTCTTCTTATTGCTGACACTCTATGGAACACCTTTACTAGCCAATTCTTTTTACGCTCTTCCTGCTGGTTTTACTATCCGGAAATTAAACCTGCCCGACGTGTCGGTTACCGGAAAAGTAACCGGTCCGGGTGGCGAACCATTACCCGGCGTAACCATTGTTTTAAAAAATACTACCATTGGTACTACCACCGGCAACGATGGTTCCTTTCAGTTAACCGTACCGAATGGCTCGGGTACTTTGGTGGCTTCGTTTATTGGTTATGCCACTAAAGAAATTCCGGTAAATGGCCAAGGCTCCGTGCAGGTTACCTTAACCGAAGATACCAAAGCCCTGAACGAGGTAGTGGTAGTTGGTTATGGTAGCCAGGAGCGCAAAAACCTGGTTGGTTCGGTTAGTAAAGTAAACCCTTCCGAAACCAAAGACATACCGGGTGGTAACTTTGCGGCTCAGTTGCAGGGTAAAGCCTCCGGTGTGCAGATTACGTCGAGCACCGGCGTACCCGGCGAGGGAATTTTTATCCGGGTGCGGGGCGCTACTTCCATTAACGCCAGCAACGACCCGCTGTACGTAGTTGACGGGGTTTTCGTGAATAACACCAGTTTACAAACGGTAAACACCGGTGGTAAAGCTACTTCTCCCATTGCGGATATTAACCCCGCCGATATAGAGAGCATTGAAGTGTTGAAAGATGCCAATGCTACCGCTATTTACGGTTCCCGGGGAGCCAACGGGGTAGTAATTGTTACCACCAAACGCGGCAGCTACAATACCAAACCTAAAGTTACCTTCAACACCTCGCAGGGCTGGGCCAAAGCCGCCAAACTTTGGGATTTAACCACTGGTCCGGAACACGCTGCTTTAATTAACGAATATTGGATAAATACCGGCCTGGACAATCCGGCTTTAAAGCAAACCTTTGAAAACCGCCCTTTCCGGCCCGTGGCCGAAGGTGGCAGAGGTTTGCCCGAAGAACAAAAAACGTACGATCGTTTAGGCGATGTATTCCGAACGGCTACCTTGTCGAACTACGATTTATCTTTGCAGGGCGGCAACGCCAATACCAAATATTACATCGGGGGCGGTTACACCAAACAAGAAGCTATCATTAAGCCCGTTTACCTGCAACGCGCCAGCTTTAAAGTAAACATCGACCAGCAGGTAAACGACAAAGTGCAAGTAGGCGTGAGTAATACCGTGTCGCGCACTTACCGCAACCAGGCCCGCGCCGGCGACGGTCCGCAGGGTGGTTTATTGCAATCGGCGCTGCATACGCCTACTTACCTGCCCAAGAACAACCCGGATGGCAGCCCGGCTCGGTACGCCGGTTTCGATAACCTGGATGTACTCCTGAATAACTACGACGTAAACTCTACCAGCTTGCGGTACATTGGCAACTTGTTCGTGGATGCCGAAATTATTCCGGGTTTAAAATTCCGGAGCAGTTGGGGAGCAGATTATAATAACTACGACGAATCGGAATACTGGAACGATAAAACCCAGCTCGGCGCAGCTCCTACTAATGGTTTAGCCACATCCGGCTTAACCCAAAAAACTTCCTGGCTGAACGAGCAAACCCTTACTTACCGCAAAAACTTTGGCGGTAAACATACCATTGGCGCTTTAGTGGGGAATACCTTGCAAAGCGATGTGTTGAATAATACTTCGGCCCAAGGCAGTAACTTCGCGAGTAACTCGTTTACCCTAATTTCGGATGCAGCTACCCGTACCTCTACGCAAACCTGGACGAAAAATTCGCTGGCTTCTTTCTTCTCCCGGTTGGATTACAATTTTGATGAAAAATATTTGTTGGAGTTTACGATCCGGGCCGATGGTTCTTCCCGCTTCGGGGGCAATAATAAATGGGGCTACTTCCCGTCGATTGGTGGCGCCTGGCGCTTAAAAGAAGAAAATTTCCTGAAAAATGTAAGGGCCCTGAGCGATTTAAAAATGCGGGGTAGCTTCGGGGTAACCGGTAACCAAAACGGTATTAACGATTTCGCCCCACTGGGTCTTTGGGCCGGTGGCGTCAGTTACGTCGATAATGCGACTAGCGGCGATAAACCGGGCATTGCCCCGCAGCAAGTGGCTAACCCGAACTTAAAGTGGGAGCGGACCCGCCAGGTAAACGCCGGGGTAGACGTTGGTTTGTTCGAGGGTCGTATTGGTCTGGAGTTTAATTACTATTCCAAATATACTACTGACGCTTTGTTACAATTACCCGTACCCGCCCGCACCGGTTTCTCGACCTACATTACCAACGCCGGCGAAATCAGTAATAAAGGCTTTGAGTTAGGCCTCAACACGGTTAACATTCAAGCCGGCGATTTTACCTGGAACACCAATTTCAACCTGGCCCGGAATAGCAACAAAATTGAAAAACTGCCCATCCCGACCGTTTACGGTAGCCGCGATTTACTGCGGGCGCAGCAAGGTTACCCGATGTATTCCTTCTGGGCCTACAAACAACTGTACGTAGATCCGCAAACCGGCAACGCGGTGTTCGAAGATGTAAACAAAGACGGCCAGATCACCGTCGCCGACCGCCAAATTTTAGGTACCGCATCGCCTAAGTTCTTTGGTGGACTCACCAACAATTTTACTTACAAAGGTTTTGATGCCGGTGTGCTGATTTCGTTCCAATACGGCAATAAAGTCTGGAACCACAACCGGTTCTTCGGCGAAGGTGGCGGTACCCGCGATGCCAACCGGGTAATTTTTGCCAGCCAGCTAGACCGGTGGCAAAAGCCCGGCGACGAAACCGACGTTCCCCGCTTAACCGGCATCGGCAACAATTACCGTTTAGAGCAAAACAGCCGCTTTTTAGAAGATGGCTCGTTCCTGCGCCTTCGTTCGCTTACCCTCGGGTATTCGCTGCCCAAAAATCTTTTATCCCGGGTTAAGGTCGACAATCTGCGCCTGTACGTAGTGGGTAGCAATTTGTTCCTGCTCACCAAATACACCGGTCCGGATCCCGAGTCGAACGTGACCAACACCGACCAGAATACGCAAGGGCTTGACCTGGGAACGCCGCCGCAGCCGCGCACCATTCAATTCGGAATTAACATTACCATTTAA